One genomic window of Quercus lobata isolate SW786 chromosome 9, ValleyOak3.0 Primary Assembly, whole genome shotgun sequence includes the following:
- the LOC115960007 gene encoding disease resistance protein RPM1-like — translation MEGSNSNYNHRRNLHHAESHLFLKEDELVGIKDKRQLLMGPLMDGEPERTVISVVGMGGSGKTTLVANIYNNDDVKRHFDCYAWITVSQVHDTEDLLRSMIKEFDTSWKNSDQVYPEDLRSIEYRALSERLVNYLEKKKYLLVIDDVWDTDLLDYLKAPLPDGCPGSNIIVTTRNEDVASYHFWGKIHIHRIELLEKEEAWILFCKKAFSSSPNGCCPPEHELLAQELVGKCRGLPLAIVALGSLMYSKNISQWNKIHNSLNWNLSNNPRLQGVNSILSLSFKDLSHHLKHCFLYCSFFPEDYMIRRKRLMKLWFAEGFIEQVKGSTPEDVAERYLEELVFRNMLQVVRRLGMNLEGQKHLRCTMLCGILFY, via the coding sequence ATGGAGGGCTCAAATTCAAACTATAATCACAGACGGAACTTGCATCATGCTGAATCACATCTTTTTCTTAAAGAAGATGAACTTGTGGGGATAAAGGATAAAAGACAATTGCTAATGGGTCCGTTGATGGATGGCGAGCCAGAACGAACTGTCATTTCAGTAGTCGGGATGGGAGGATCAGGCAAAACCACACTAGTTGCCAACATCTACAACAATGATGATGTAAAGAGACATTTTGACTGTTATGCATGGATCACTGTTTCTCAAGTACATGACACAGAAGACTTGTTGAGAAGCATGATTAAAGAATTCGACACATCATGGAAGAATTCTGATCAAGTCTATCCAGAGGACTTGAGATCCATTGAGTACAGAGCATTATCAGAAAGGTTGGTAAACTACTTAGAGAAGAAAAAGTATCTACTTGTGATAGATGATGTTTGGGACACAGACCTCTTAGATTATTTAAAGGCGCCACTACCAGATGGTTGTCCTGGGAGCAATATCATTGTTACCACTCGAAATGAAGATGTAGCTAGCTATCATTTTTGGGGTAAAATCCATATTCATCGTATTGAGCTGCTGGAAAAGGAAGAGGCGTGGATACTCTTTTGCAAGAAGGCATTCTCAAGTAGTCCAAATGGATGTTGTCCACCGGAGCATGAATTGTTGGCTCAAGAACTTGTGGGGAAATGTCGAGGCCTACCTCTTGCAATAGTGGCTTTGGGAAGTCTTATGTACTCCAAGAACATTTCTCAATGGAACAAAATTCACAACAGCTTGAATTGGAATCTTAGTAACAATCCTAGGCTACAAGGAGTGAATAGTATATTGTCACTTAGTTTCAAGGATTTGTCACACCATTTGAAGCATTGTTTCTTATATTGTTCCTTTTTCCCAGAAGATTATATGATTAGAAGAAAGAGGCTAATGAAGCTATGGTTTGCAGAAGGATTTATTGAACAAGTTAAAGGGTCTACTCCAGAAGATGTAGCAGAGAGATATCTTGAAGAACTCGTTTTCCGAAACATGCTTCAAGTTGTAAGGAGGCTAGGAATGAATTTGGAAGGCCAAAAGCATTTAAGATGCACGATGTTATGCGGGATCttgttttattaa